A genome region from Hevea brasiliensis isolate MT/VB/25A 57/8 chromosome 9, ASM3005281v1, whole genome shotgun sequence includes the following:
- the LOC110671558 gene encoding COP1-interactive protein 1 — protein MESSVSFANDEDINKDNKREIDNKVARILKLIKSSGQDKKGKSSEDSSKRSELIGLIQDFYTEYQSLYAQYEHVRGEIGKRNRGRKEKENSSSAPSSDSEEYYSSEDIENGALSRHNKASDMANKEVETANFDEAGLKPILISTALDKESLTSKYMAAFGKSPRTRKREHSNLVKALELHGNQASAQINGLEGQLYVLRTELESLRSLKIGLEKKIEEKETEARQLGETNVQLRSRVSELELISEDKGNEISAMTVRMKENENNLTSRIEVLLTQVNNLQQEMESLRAEKAELVESKRNGESAQVKGLKDQANILQQKLESLSKEKTELLLQLDIKTKEITENQTWIETLKKELARKVVLEQGLLKEKEGFVVQMEDLKLEVNSPHDQNNKLEELIRSRNRETDELREEKGRLQARISELEGSLVNKGQELSIVKKKFESKKNEASTQIMSLKAKVNNLQQELDSLLCEKSKLEAHNDRLKQDSAHSQMQVENEILNLTIKIEDQQKTLKEKESSIKKFTEEQKLTKHLSLDSQKQRPESPKYRSMDSTKLSHQVIERKIDELAEKFHMKMENHIRLLFQRIRVAEQIHAETKDAYKKMLEKLEQENTELNGKKAIYEAELMKMREILLSPESNLLKGLDLMIRKIDEENGNFLNRISRISKELQRAKDWITGKNEEIKKLKYNVESLTSQLDEKEEEEFLLKEKVEKLDTEISSEGLEECKPNVASQLERTVEDLERQLKERDDIFSNLGEEKREAIRQLCVLIDYHRQRYDHLKESVSKMPIKFKKPA, from the exons ATGGAGTCCTCTGTTAGTTTTGCTAACGATGAAGACATTAATAAGGATAATAAAAGAG AAATTGATAATAAAGTGGCAAGAATCTTGAAACTTATCAAGAGCAGTGGCCAAGACAAGAAAGGTAAGAGCTCAGAAGACTCAAGCAAAAGATCAGAACTTATTGGACTTATTCAAGATTTCTACACAGAGTACCAGTCACTCTATGCGCAATATGAACATGTTCGAGGAGAGATTGGCAAAAGAAATCGTGgcaggaaagaaaaggaaaattctTCCTCTGCACCCAGCTCTGACTCAGAGGAGTATTACTCCTCTGAGGACATTGAAAATGGTGCTTTGAGTAGACATAACAAGGCATCAGACATGGCTAACAAAGAAGTTGAAACTGCAAATTTTGATGAAGCTGGGCTGAAGCCTATTTTGATCTCTACAGCATTAGATAAGGAATCTTTAACTTCAAAATATATGGCAGCTTTTGGTAAATCACCAAGGACAAGAAAGCGAGAGCATTCGAACCTTGTGAAGGCGCTTGAGCTTCATGGGAATCAAGCATCAGCTCAGATAAACGGGTTAGAAGGGCAGTTATATGTTCTGAGGACAGAGCTGGAATCCTTGCGCAGCTTGAAAATTggtcttgaaaagaagattgaagaaaaaGAAACGGAAGCTAGACAGCTTGGGGAGACAAATGTTCAACTGCGTTCACGGGTTTCAGAGCTTGAATTGATATCAGAGGATAAAGGAAATGAAATTTCTGCAATGACAGTGAGAATGAAGGAGAATGAGAACAATTTGACGTCCAGGATTGAAGTTCTATTGACACAAGTTAACAATCTGCAACAGGAGATGGAATCATTACGTGCTGAAAAAGCTGAACTGGTAGAAAGTAAGAGAAATGGAGAATCGGCTCAAGTAAAGGGCTTAAAGGATCAAGCCAACATCTTGCAGCAGAAATTGGAATCCCTTAGCAAGGAGAAAACTGAACTGCTACTTCAACTggacataaaaacaaaagaaattacaGAAAACCAGACTTGGATAGAAACGCTGAAAAAGGAACTAGCAAGAAAGGTTGTACTTGAACAGGGCTTGCTAAAAGAGAAAGAAGGTTTTGTTGTGCAGATGGAGGATCTGAAATTGGAAGTGAACTCCCCACATGACCAGAATAACAAACTGGAAGAGTTGATAAGAAGTAGGAATCGAGAAACAGACGAGTTGAGGGAGGAAAAGGGCAGGCTGCAAGCTAGAATTTCAGAATTGGAGGGGAGCTTGGTGAATAAAGGACAAGAGCTTTCTATAGTCAAGAAGAAATTTGAAAGCAAAAAGAATGAAGCTTCTACTCAGATTATGTCCCTAAAAGCAAAGGTTAACAACCTACAACAAGAGCTGGATTCATTGCTTTGTGAGAAGAGCAAGTTAGAGGCTCACAATGATAGGCTAAAGCAAGACTCTGCACATAGCCAAATGCAGGTTGAAAATGAAATTCTGAATTTAACAATCAAGATTGAAGACCAACAGAAAACCCTCAAGGAAAAGGAAAGTAGCATAAAGAAGTTCACTGAAGAGCAAAAACTAACCAAACATCTTTCGCTGGATTCCCAGAAACAACGACCAGAATCCCCCAAGTATCGATCAATGGATTCCACCAAGTTAAGTCATCAAGTTATAGAGAGGAAGATAGATGAACTGGCAGAAAAGTTCCACATGAAAATGGAAAATCATATTCGTCTCTTGTTTCAGAGAATCCGAGTTGCAGAACAAATACATGCTGAAACCAAAGATGCATACAAGAAGATGTTagagaagcttgagcaagaaaataCAGAACTCAATGGAAAGAAAGCCATATATGAAGCTGAGCTCATGAAGATGAGGGAAATATTATTGTCACCAGAAAGCAATCTATTGAAAGGATTGGATTTAATGATCAGGAAAATAGACGAGGAAAATGGTAACTTCTTGAACCGCATTTCCAGAATCTCAAAGGAGCTTCAGCGTGCAAAGGATTGGATCACAGGAAAAAATGAAGAGATAAAGAAACTGAAATATAACGTGGAAAGTTTAACATCTCAACTAGATGAGAAGGAAGAGGAAGAATTCTTGCTAAAAGAGAAGGTGGAGAAGTTGGATACAGAGATAAGCAGCGAAGGATTGGAAGAGTGCAAGCCAAATGTTGCAAGCCAACTTGAGAGAACGGTGGAAGATTTAGAGCGGCAGCTGAAAGAGAGGGATGATATTTTTTCTAATCTTGGTGAGGAGAAGAGGGAGGCCATTAGGCAGTTATGTGTTTTGATTGATTATCATCGCCAACGCTATGATCATCTCAAAGAATCAGTATCAAAGATGCCCATTAAGTTCAAGAAACCAGCTTAA